The sequence below is a genomic window from Thioclava nitratireducens.
CCTTGCGGTTCTGGCGACGCTGATCGGCCCCGGCTCGGGGCTGTGGCTTCTCTCGGTCATCCTGATCGCGGCTGGTGGCATCATCGGCTGGTTCGTGGCGAACCGGGTGCAGATGACGGAAATGCCGCAGCTGGTTGCCGCGATGCACTCGCTGGTCGGTCTTGCCGCCGTCTTCGTGGGCTACAACGCCTATATCGAGATGGCGCGCGTCGGCGCGATGGGCGTGGAAGAGCAGCACGCGCTGAAGGGCTTCGCCGCTCTGATCGCGCACAAGACGCCGGTCGAACTGTCGATCCTGCGCGTCGAACTGTTCCTCGGCGTGTTCATCGGGGCCGTGACCTTCACCGGGTCTGTGGTCGCGTTCGGCAAGCTCGCGGGCAAGGTGACCTCGAAGGCCACCAAGCTGCCGGGCGGGCATATCCTCAATGCGATCGCCGCGATCCTCTCGGTGATCCTGCTGATCGCGTTCATCAACGGGGCAGGGGCCTGGGCGCTGATCCTGATGACCCTTCTGGCGTTCTTCATCGGCTACCACCTGATCATGGGCATCGGCGGCGCCGATATGCCGGTCGTGGTGTCGATGCTGAACTCCTATTCGGGCTGGGCTGCGGCGGCGATCGGCTTCTCGCTGGGCAACGATCTTCTGATCGTGGTCGGCGCGCTGGTCGGCTCCTCGGGTGCGATCCTGTCCTACATCATGTGCAAGGCGATGAACCGCTCGTTCATCAGCGTTATCCTCGGCGGCTTCGGCGGCACCTCCGGTCCCGCGATGGAAGTCGAGGGCGAGCAGATCGCGATCGACGCGGACGGCGTGGCCTCCGCTCTGCGCGACGCGGACAGCGTGATCATCGTGCCGGGCTACGGCATGGCGGTGGCGCAGGCTCAGCAGGCGGTGTCGGAACTGACCCGCAAGCTGCGCAGCCAGGGCAAAGAAGTCCGCTTCGCGATCCACCCGGTCGCGGGTCGTCTGCCGGGGCACATGAACGTGCTGCTGGCCGAGGCGAAAGTGCCTTACGACATCGTTCTGGAAATGGACGAGATCAACGAGGACTTCCCCGATACCGACGTGGTGATCGTCATCGGCTCGAACGACATCGTGAACCCCGCCGCACAGGAAGATCCGAACTCGCCGATCGCTGGCATGCCGGTTTTGGAGGTTTGGAGGGCCAAGCAGGTCTTCGTCTCGAAGCGCGGTCAGGGTACCGGCTATTCGGGCATCGAGAACCCGCTGTTCTATAAGGAGAACACCCGGATGTTCTATGGCGACGCCAAGGACTCGGTGAACCAGTTGCTGCCGCTGATCGACTGATCTGCGGGGCAGGGAAATGGGAAACGGCCGGTCGCTGGACCGGCCGTTTTCGTTTGGGGTGATTGGCGCCGGACCACCAGACCCGGGCCGCGCCCGACCCTCCCCCAGGGAGGGCGCATTTTCGATGTCGGCGCCGGCATGGAGGTCGCTTGGGCTTGCGAGATAAACCGTCCAGCCGCATGCGCATCAACGCGCCCACCCGAGGCTCGGGCGCGTCCCTCTGTCGCTAAATAGAAAACCGAAGGCCTTACGCCCCCGCAGCCTCACCGGCCAGCTTGCGGATACGCTCCACCATTGCGCGCAACCCGTTCGAGCGCTGTGCCGATAGGTGGTCGTTCAGGCCCAGACGGCCCAGCTCGGCGGGTGCGTCGACCTCCAGCACCTCTTCGGCGGTCAGCCCCGAATAGAGCGCATGCAGGATCGCGATGAGGCCCTGCACGATCATCGCATCGCTCTCGCCCTGAAAGTCGAACACCGCATTCGGGCCGGTCCCCTCGATCCGGGGCAGCAGCCAGACCTGGCTCGCACAGCCCTCCACCTTGGTCGCAGGCACCTTCACCGCATCGTCGAGGGGCGGCAATTCGCGGCCCAGCTCGATCACGTGACGGTAGCGGTCCTCCCAGTCGTCGAGAAATTCGAAGGTCTCGGCAATCTCTTCAAAGGCTTCGCGCGCCATGGTCACTCGCTCCTTGGGACAGGGAATTGTCTCTTGGGTAACGGGTTCGCGCCCGAGGGTCCAGACGCGGCTTTTCAAAAGCGCCGCAATGGGCTACCACGAAATCGGGTCCAGACCCGGGACAGTATCGGAGCCATCATGAACAAAGCCCTGATCGCGGCACTTGCCCTGACGCTCACCACCGCAGGCTGCGGCACCATCCGTGACAGCAAGCTCAACCCGTTCAACTGGTTCGGGCGCGACACGGCCGCGCCGGTGCAGACACTCGCCCCGCGGGGCGGCTACCCCGTGAAGGTCGGCAAGCCGAACCAGCAGCAGATCGCGCAGGTCTCCTCGCTCTCGGTCGAGAAGATCCCTTCGGGTGCGATCATCACCGCGATGGGGCTGCCGCCGACGCAAGGCTACTGGGACACCGATCTGGTTCCGCTGAACAGCGGCGCACCGGATGAGAACGGCACGGTGACCTATGTCTTCATGGTCTCGCCGCCGCCCGCCGACAGCCCCGATGCGCGCCGCGTGATGAACCCGCAATCGCGCGAGGTCTCGGCGGCAGCGTTTCTCAACAATTACAAGCTGCAGGGCGTGCGCAAGATCGTGGTGCAGGGTGTGTCCAACGCGCGGTCCGTGGCACGCTGATCGTCACTTCAGTTGATTTAGATGAGGCTCGGGAGAACCCGGACCTTTCTCTTGTCGCCTTGTCCGGATCAGCCGCTTCAGCGGCCCGGGCAGCGTCCGACCGCCCCCTCGGGCGGGCGCTTTGGTGGCTTCAACGCGCGCATTGAACGCGTCCGAAACTTTCGAAGACTACCAAAGAAGTGGGCGCCCACCCGGCGTTCAGGCGCAGCGCCTCCGGTGCCCCTTAAACGTCGACCAGCTTTACCGCGCCGCTATCGGCGGTCAGGGCCACTTCGCCTTTGGCCAGACGCAGCGCGTCATGCCCGAAGACCTCGGCGCGCCAGCCCTGCAGGGCGGCCACGTCGCGCTTGCCAGCGGCGATGCGGTCGAGATCGGACGAGGTCGCGATCAGCTTCGCGGCGACGCCCGCCTGCTGCGATTTCGCCTTCAGCAGTACGCGCAGCAGATCGCCAAGCGCGGTATCGACTTGCAGTTGTTGGGCCTGATTGTCGGGGCGGGGCAGCTTCTCGTTGGGCATCTCCAGCCCTTCGCGCACCGCCGTAAGGATGC
It includes:
- a CDS encoding NAD(P)(+) transhydrogenase (Re/Si-specific) subunit beta yields the protein MENGFSTAAYVVAAVLFILSLGGLSGQESAKRAVWYGIVGMGLAVLATLIGPGSGLWLLSVILIAAGGIIGWFVANRVQMTEMPQLVAAMHSLVGLAAVFVGYNAYIEMARVGAMGVEEQHALKGFAALIAHKTPVELSILRVELFLGVFIGAVTFTGSVVAFGKLAGKVTSKATKLPGGHILNAIAAILSVILLIAFINGAGAWALILMTLLAFFIGYHLIMGIGGADMPVVVSMLNSYSGWAAAAIGFSLGNDLLIVVGALVGSSGAILSYIMCKAMNRSFISVILGGFGGTSGPAMEVEGEQIAIDADGVASALRDADSVIIVPGYGMAVAQAQQAVSELTRKLRSQGKEVRFAIHPVAGRLPGHMNVLLAEAKVPYDIVLEMDEINEDFPDTDVVIVIGSNDIVNPAAQEDPNSPIAGMPVLEVWRAKQVFVSKRGQGTGYSGIENPLFYKENTRMFYGDAKDSVNQLLPLID
- a CDS encoding SufE family protein, whose translation is MAREAFEEIAETFEFLDDWEDRYRHVIELGRELPPLDDAVKVPATKVEGCASQVWLLPRIEGTGPNAVFDFQGESDAMIVQGLIAILHALYSGLTAEEVLEVDAPAELGRLGLNDHLSAQRSNGLRAMVERIRKLAGEAAGA